The Terriglobus sp. TAA 43 sequence TACGTCCGCAACACGATGTTCAACGCAACTGGTCCCTTCCTTGCTCCAGGACAGACCAAGCCCAAGTTCATCCGCAATCAGTTTGGTGGCACGCTGGGCGGCTACATCTGGAAGGATCACACGTTCTTCTTCGGTGACTACGAAGGCGTGCGTCAGATTTTCAATAACGCATCAACAGCGTCGACGATTCTTACGAACAATCAGCGGAATGGTCTGTTCTATCTGAACGACGACACTTCCAATCCGAACAACGCGATTCCGCTGCAGGATCCCATCACGGGCCGCACGTTCGTTGGTTCTATTCCGCAGGCACAGTGGACGACGTTTGCGCGTAACGTGGTCGCGGCTCTGCCGACAACCAATGTGGCTGGTCTGTCCAACAACTTCGTGATTGCGCCACGCGGCATCATCAATGACGACAAGGGCGACTTCCGTCTGGATCACACCTTCAATCAGAAAGTCTCCATCTTTGCGCGTTATAGCCAACACCGCGGCTACATTTACGATCCGCCGGGTATCACCGGTATTGCGGGTGGTAACAGCAACGGCAACGTAACCATCCGCAATAAGAACATCATGGGTGGCGTCACCTGGTCGGTTACACCGTCGCAGTTGCTGGATGCGCGTTTCGGTTGGTCACGCAACATTGGCCAGAAGTTCCCGGTTAACGTAGGCCAGCAGTCCCTCCTGGTACAGAGCGGTATTACCGATGGTTTGCCGACGGACCCGCGCATCGTGCGTTCACTCAATGCACAGTCTGTCACGGGCTATTCGCAGTTCGGCAACCAGTCGTCAAACCCGCAGTTCCAGAATCCGATGGTCTTCAACCCGAAGGTGAACTACACCATCGTTAAGGGTAAGCACAGTGTGAAGTTTGGTTATGAGTTCCAGGAGATTCACACGGAACTGAACGACTTCAACCCGAGCTATGGCCAGGACAACTACGCTGGTCAGTACTCAAAGAACGGCAACCCTGTAAACACCACGGTGACGGGCAGCAATCCCAGCCTGTCGTCGCAGTTGCAACAGGCACAGAACATGGCTGACTTCCTCTTTGGCAACCGTTCGTCTTATTCGCTGACAACGTATGCCATTGTGAATCTGCGTCAGCGCTACAACTTCATGTACGTGCAGGACGATATCAAGGTGACGCCGCAACTCACCATCAATGCCGGTCTCCGTTATGAGGTCGTCACGCCGCAGTGGGAACGCGACAACAAGCTGGCAAACTTCGATCCTGCAACTAAGACACTGGTGCAGGCAAAGAACGGCAGCATCTACGATCGCTCGCTGGTGAACACGCCGAAGAAGAACTTCGGTCCTCGCCTCGGCTTTGCGTACCAGATGTCACCGAAGACGGTAATGCGCGGTGGTTACGGCATTGGCTACACCCAGTGGAACCGCGCTGGTGGTGAAAACAACCTGACATACAACGGTCCGAACGTGGTGAATGCCAGCATCTCGCAGGTGGCACCCACAGCTGCAGCCCTCTGCACGAACGATACCCAGTTGCAGTCGGCCTGCTTCCGTCAGACGCAGCAGGGTTATAGCAACGTGCTGACTACGCCGGCATACTTCAACCCGGCAAACGTTACATCGCGCTATATTCCGAAGAACTTCCAGACGGGATATCTGCAGAGCTACTTCTTGGGTGTGCAGCAGCAATTGGGCAACGGCTGGTTGATGGATCTCAGCTATGTCGGCAACAAGGGCACGCACTTCCAGGTCCTTGCAGACTACAACCAGGCGACCCCCTGCGTTGGCAGCACCTGCGGAAACCTCGCAGCTCGCCGCCCGGTGCAGGGCTTTGGCGATATCGAAATTGCATGGGGTGGTGGCAGCACCAATTACAACTCTATGCAGTTCAAGGTGGAAAAGCGTACGAAGCTTGGTCTGTACCTGCTGAACGCATTCACCTGGAGCCGCGATTTCGATCTTTCCGGTGGTCACCTGGAGACTGCGAACGGAGACAACAGCCGTGTGAACTATGCGAACCCGAGCATGGACTACGGCCCATCCGGTTACGATCAGCCGCTGGCAGACACGCTTTCCATCGTGTATGACCTGCCGTATGGTCGCGGCCGTCGCTTCGGCAGCAACGCGAACAAGCTCGTGGATGAAGTATTGGGCGGATGGCAGCTCACGCTGATCAACAACATGACTAGCGGTGCGCCGATCAACATCAACTATTCGCTCTCCAGTGGATCGTCGCTGTTCGGAACCGATCTGTATACCTATCGCCCGAACCGCAACGTCGGCGTTCCGATCTACGGTTCGCGCACCAAGACAGCTACCACCGTAACGGGTGTATTTAACACTGCTGCGTTCTCCACTCCCACCACAAGCCCGTGGGGAACAGCCTCGCGTAACCTTGGACGCACGAACGGCTTCTACCAGGCCGATCTGGGTCTGCATAAGGCCTTCTCGCTCTGGAACGAAGCATCGAAGTTCGACTTCCGTGCAGAAGCCTTCAACGTGCTGAACAAGACGAACTACGCCGCGGCGAACAGCACCTTCGGTGGCAGCAGCTTCGGCACTATCACCAGCGCATATCCCGCACGTCAACTGCAGCTTGCAGCGAAGATCATTTTCTAAGGATGTCTCCAGTGAAAATGTCTCGACGCAGCTTCAACGCACTAAGCGCCGCTTCCTTGGGAGCGGCGCTTGCGCCTTCTTGGTTACCTTCCGCAGCGGAGGAGAGTAAGCCATTTCACTTCGCCGTCGTTAGCGATCCCCATGTGATCGATAAGTTCTACAAACCCGGCAGCGAAAACGGCATAGAAGATAACGAAAGTATTCTCAAGGCAAATGACCGCCTTGTGATGGCACGTGACACCATTAACGGCATCCGGTTTAAGGATGGCAGTGCCATTGAACAGGTGTTTGTGCCGGGGGATGTGTTCCACAACTATCCGTCCGCCGATTACGACTTCTATTTCAAAAACGAGACGCGTATCGACATCGCAAGGAAGCTGATGGATGGCTTTCATGCACCAGTCCATCTTGGCTTCGGCAATCACGACTATGACGAGCATGGGAAGCCCGGCGTGTCGATTGAAATGTCCAATCGCCTGATTAAACAAAAGCTCAGGTCTGATCCGTATTCCTCGGTTGACCACAACGGGTTTCGCTTTCTGGTGCTGAACAATTTCCTTGGCGCAACCTGGGCACCGGGCGGCGATAAACGTTTTGGTTCGTTGGGTGATGAACAGTTGCAGTGGGCTGAGGCACAACTGGCTGCTCGTAAGCCCACGGTCGTTTTCATCCACTATCCTCTCTGGCTCATTGCGCCCACTGAAGTGAAGGACTTTGGACTGCACCCGTTGCTGCGCAAATACAAAGACACAATCCAGATCGTGATTGCTGGGCATTGGCATAAGTGGGTGGACTTCGCTCACACCTACGGACCACAGCACACTGTTACCGCGGCAACGCGCTACGATCCGAATGCCTTCATGATCTTCCGTGCGGATGCAAAGAGCGGCACTATCGAGTGGCTCGACCGCAGCCGTGTGGAGTGGTCGACGCATTTCGCCACGCCCTACCGAAACGTCTAGCCCTGTTCCACAAGAAGGAAGCT is a genomic window containing:
- a CDS encoding TonB-dependent receptor translates to MRPNRIVMLPLLAASAVVMSLPAAAQFDSGAVIGYVRDSAGAAIPNATVSLTNVETSVTVTRKADGEGKFEFPSVKIGDYRVTAEAGGFSRSDSGVFALNVNARQRVDLSLKPGAASDVVEVTAAASLLETENSSKSQLIGTREVENLPLNGRSYADLTLLSTGVRKSALENNGTTSSREASFNVNGIRSAFNNFMLDGLDNNNYGTSNQGFANENIAPSPDAVDEFRVETNNYSAEFGRQVGAVINAAVRRGTNQFHGRAWDYVRNTMFNATGPFLAPGQTKPKFIRNQFGGTLGGYIWKDHTFFFGDYEGVRQIFNNASTASTILTNNQRNGLFYLNDDTSNPNNAIPLQDPITGRTFVGSIPQAQWTTFARNVVAALPTTNVAGLSNNFVIAPRGIINDDKGDFRLDHTFNQKVSIFARYSQHRGYIYDPPGITGIAGGNSNGNVTIRNKNIMGGVTWSVTPSQLLDARFGWSRNIGQKFPVNVGQQSLLVQSGITDGLPTDPRIVRSLNAQSVTGYSQFGNQSSNPQFQNPMVFNPKVNYTIVKGKHSVKFGYEFQEIHTELNDFNPSYGQDNYAGQYSKNGNPVNTTVTGSNPSLSSQLQQAQNMADFLFGNRSSYSLTTYAIVNLRQRYNFMYVQDDIKVTPQLTINAGLRYEVVTPQWERDNKLANFDPATKTLVQAKNGSIYDRSLVNTPKKNFGPRLGFAYQMSPKTVMRGGYGIGYTQWNRAGGENNLTYNGPNVVNASISQVAPTAAALCTNDTQLQSACFRQTQQGYSNVLTTPAYFNPANVTSRYIPKNFQTGYLQSYFLGVQQQLGNGWLMDLSYVGNKGTHFQVLADYNQATPCVGSTCGNLAARRPVQGFGDIEIAWGGGSTNYNSMQFKVEKRTKLGLYLLNAFTWSRDFDLSGGHLETANGDNSRVNYANPSMDYGPSGYDQPLADTLSIVYDLPYGRGRRFGSNANKLVDEVLGGWQLTLINNMTSGAPININYSLSSGSSLFGTDLYTYRPNRNVGVPIYGSRTKTATTVTGVFNTAAFSTPTTSPWGTASRNLGRTNGFYQADLGLHKAFSLWNEASKFDFRAEAFNVLNKTNYAAANSTFGGSSFGTITSAYPARQLQLAAKIIF
- a CDS encoding metallophosphoesterase — protein: MSRRSFNALSAASLGAALAPSWLPSAAEESKPFHFAVVSDPHVIDKFYKPGSENGIEDNESILKANDRLVMARDTINGIRFKDGSAIEQVFVPGDVFHNYPSADYDFYFKNETRIDIARKLMDGFHAPVHLGFGNHDYDEHGKPGVSIEMSNRLIKQKLRSDPYSSVDHNGFRFLVLNNFLGATWAPGGDKRFGSLGDEQLQWAEAQLAARKPTVVFIHYPLWLIAPTEVKDFGLHPLLRKYKDTIQIVIAGHWHKWVDFAHTYGPQHTVTAATRYDPNAFMIFRADAKSGTIEWLDRSRVEWSTHFATPYRNV